DNA from Rutidosis leptorrhynchoides isolate AG116_Rl617_1_P2 unplaced genomic scaffold, CSIRO_AGI_Rlap_v1 contig172, whole genome shotgun sequence:
CTCCGATGAACCGCTTCGCCAAGGAGGTTACGAAGAGGGTGGACACGGCGGTGGGACAATGGAAGAACTGGAATTGGAGGTCGGAAGGAGACATGTTGGTTAATGGGGCATACTTCACCCCATCTGGAAGAGGAGCTTCTGCAAGCTATGCAAGAGCTTCAAGCTTGGGTGCCAAGTCATCATCCATGGTCAAAACTATTACTTCCGGCGCCGGTCCTCTCTCCTGCCGGAGAGGACGACAATGCTCTTAATTCGCTTACACGTGTCATATTCTGCTCAACCTCAGGCCTGTTTTTCAAACACAAACAAAGCCATTTCTAGGAGCAGGTACTGAAGTGTTGTTCAATTTTTTTTCATATTGATTGATTGAAAAAGCCTTTTATCATTATAATTCCTTCTAACTAATATGATTTCTTGAATTCTACTTCTTTTTTTCTTGTAATCTTTTCTAGTTGTCTCATACGAACATTAATAGTTATTATAAATATCAAAGTTAATCTATGGACAAGAGAAAAGGAAAAAAATCTACTTTTACagattatgtatgtatgtatatgcaaTTGAAAAGCAATGGCATGGAAGTGATTGTATTATCTTTTTACTTTTATTTGCTTTTTTATAAGTAGCTTTGTAACTTTTTACTATAGTAAATTTACTTTTGGTTATGCAATTATGTTTTCTAGTTGGCTGGCTTCTAGATCTTATATACCTTTACCCTACTTGTGATTCTCTCATGTGCACCAACCAGACAATTGCACATGAAAAATAATTAaagttaattaatttataataaccAACCATTATATGATTACCATATCTTTAAAATCATCCCAACATATAACAATTTCATGATCAATAGAGAATATTATTATTCATCATCGTATCCTTGATTTAGTTTCTCTTTTCCAACAATCCATATGATTTTTGTTAGTCTATCGTCTATTTTGATACGGAGGGAGTATTTCCTAGATATGATATGAGGCGATATGATATGGTATGAGACGTAGATTGATGATCAAGCAAACTAAGTGAACGTCGAAGTAGTGACTACTGATAGGCTTAATTTTCACATGGAATTGGAAAGACAAGTTTGTTTTAGCCTCAAACAAAGGGGACCGGTTTTATTTCATCCCAAGCTTAGCACATGCACTTTTCTTCACATGTCACTATCACCAGTGACTTCCTGTACAAGGCAATTTTGGGTGCAACAATTTCCTTAAATGGCCGTTAGAACTAGATGCAGAGAATTCACATTATTGAAGAGTATAAGATTCAATTTTTCAGTGTTCATGTGCTTTTGCCTTGACCAAATTCAGAGAttgaacttaaaaaaaaaaaaaaaaaaaaaaaatcagatatTGAAAGAATAAAAAAGGACAAACTGCACAAGATTGTAAATTGAGATTGAGAAGAATACGTATATAATCTAGAGAAAAGACAATGCAGGATCTTTTTCTTATCTTCTCTGATATAGTCTGCTCAAAATCAAGCTGCCACTCCCTGGAAGTGTTGAAATATATTTTATTCCAACAGGAAAATCAGCATTTTGGGTGGATTCTATTTCTTTCAATctcatgaaaagaaaaaaaaaaaaaagattaaacaGAAGTAGATATTATAGATCAATGAGAATTTGTCATCAGAGACACTATCTTCCATTATCAACTCCAATGCTCAAGACCAGTGTGTATTTGAGATCTTGATGTAGATATCTAGTCTGCATCATAATGGCTATTGGCATAAGAACACGCCTGGCTTTAGTACTTATGGACTTAATATGTACATTCCAATAAAATTTGGACGTCTCAAACCATACGATCGTCGATCAGGATCTTAGCAATTCAAAGATTTTTAATTCCAATGCCAAAATGCAATTGCATAGCCAAGCGAATTCAAGAGACTTTGTACAGATGCATTTACCGAGCTATTTAGAATAAACAGAAAGTATTAAGCTGTTTGTgcattataagaataataataatctcTTAGTTAGAAGAGTCCATCTGGAAAGTATAACCAACTTCAGCAAAGTGGGATTTCAACAGAGCAAGTGATTTGTACCGATGAGAAATCTTATTCTTTTCTTCCTTCGGCATCTCTGCATAACTGTCACAAAGAATAGCACAATTAGCCAAAAGAGCTTTGAGTATTAAAGTAACAAAGGATCAGAGCAACAATAGAATAGGTAAAAGACAAGCTTACGTTTGATCATAGCCATCAGGTTGAAAGATTGGATCCCATCCGAAATCAGTCGGTCCTCTAGGCGGAACTATCTTTCCCTATAATAATACAGCCAGACATCATATATCAGTTAGAACTTGATTGCATTACCGCATTTTCATAATCCTCAACCATTATGTATACACCTAATCTGTTAGAACCCTAGGTTTATTTCTACTAAACTGAGATAAATGAAATTGAAATATTAATCAGTAGAATCTATCTTAGCAAAGTGTGATTAGTCTCCGACAGAAACTGCTCAAATCACACTGCAATCAAAGACTTAAACGATATCTAGCATGCTTGGAATTTACTAACACAAGTAAAAAGGCAGGGAAGTAAACAGGAGAATATGAAAACTCACAGGAGTTTTCCCCAAAAACGTCAGAGGTTCTTCGTTGGGGCCCAGGGCTAGAAAAAATGCACACAATGCATAAGCAGATTTATCTTCATAGGCCATCAGCAAGTTGTTCAAACCTACAAATGAGTAAATATATAAGAATTGGCAAGTTGTTTAAGCAAGAAGTAGTAGCAAACAGGCGATAGAGAAAGAGAGTTAGAACCTTGATGACCAATCTTTTGCAGAAACCACTTGCTGCAAGCTCAAAAAATCAGTTCCAACGTTCAGAATCAAATTCCAGAAGACACATGATTGAACAGATAACGAACGCATAGTATAAAATGATGATAACAAGTAGATACACGAGAAGAAATCCATGAATGAAAAACGAGAAATACTTACATATACGGTCCTGCAAAGGGTTCCAAAGAAAAAAATCAATCAGTACAAGAGCTGTGTAACTGTGATAAAGGGAATGATTATTAAGAAGAAAAGAGCAGCTTGTACCTGGAAGACCGCCAAGAGCATTGAAACATAGACAAGTATCTTCCACCAAAACTGGGCCATTAACCTAAATACACAATTCAAATTTCACATCCTCATACCATATATTgctatactaattaataattaataatgcatTAAAATACCTGTTGAGCAGCCAAACGAGCTTTCTCCTTGGAGATATCTTCTGGCTCTCCTTGCAATTCTGGCACTGTAAACATCAATCAATTAGTAGCAGAGAGATATGGAGAGagtcagagagagagagagagatgaggaaATTTACAGTCAAGCTTTAGGGATTGGAAAGGAATGGATTGACCGAGAATGGCTTTGACTTCTTCGAGTTTCTTGGCGTTACCCGTCACGAATGTCACCGGCCGTGGCAGAACCACACCTCTCGCCGCCATTCTTCGACAGAGACGACTCTTTCACTCGCTAACTAACAACTATTCGGACTCTATCACTTAATTTTACAGACAGAAAGCAAAAAGCCCGCATAAGGCCCATATTTTAGAATCTCACGTTGTTGGGCTTATCAATGTCATCCAATAAAAATAATAGGCCCACGGGCCTTTTTTGTTCACTCTCATAGATTTTGTTAGATCGGTCCACTGAGGAGATAAATATCATTATATCCATAGATGAAATTTCTTTTTATATGTCCCAGCAGGATTTAAAACTTCAATCTAAATAAATAAGACGGATGTTATAATCATTCGATCAAATCGTGGCCGGCCATAGATGAAATAATTTAacatcataataatattattttttattcTTATTATAATTTATCCATAAATTTTTCATAATCGTTTCTTTGGGGTCCAACCCCAACCTTCCGAACGAAAAAATGTCGAATTATTAGACGATAAGTGATGTATAAAGGTTTCTAAATACTTTTGAGACTTGATATTTGGACaaaatattttataaataaagtgaacaaaagtaaaaaaaataaaaaatgataataataacgtaAATTAACTTATATTTGCTTTATTTCAATGAAAATTATGGATGAAACTATCATTTTCTTAACTTTTTTCAGTTTCTTCACAAAATATTTTGTCTAAAAATCAGTGCGCTACAGTTTTGTTTGAAATCCTAATCGATGAATGGCAAGTCTAATAAAGTAGCCGCAATAAACAGTAGAAAATCCAATTATCGAGTTAATCAAAAGACTGTACAATAAACACCTACGTAGTATTTTATTATAACTAATAAACACATATAACTTCAAAAAAGACTCCAAAATATTtacttttttaataattaattttctgAATAATAGTAGTAAGCTTGTGACAGGAAGCAAAACGTGTTAAGATTCAAATGGGGGTTAAATTCCCAAGGAAAGACGGACCCTTAAAATAGGGGGCTTTCGCCGTTTACTTTTTTTACTAATTTATATCTCGGACCTTATTGctttataaaatttatttatatagAAAACCATATACTATAAgtgtataatataaaattaaaaaaaaaaataagtgtatAATATAAGGTTTATTTATATTGTATTAGAATAATGTTATTGGTTTGGTTAGGCATAGTATAGTGGAAGGCAAAAATTGGATTCCCTTGCTCACGTGAAATGGCCTCAAAACAAGGGATGTGTTGAAGGCTTGAACAAGATCCCACTCAAATGAATTTTTTTATCATTCTTTTTCACTTACTATAActttttttaataaataatttaCTCTTTCCGTTCTAAATAGATATAAATTTTTCAATATAAATTATATGTaaaaatttgtatttatattaagAGGATGGTATTAAAATTGAATTTTAAGATTAGATTGACCCACTTGTGTACATATTATCTCCAATCCAATTGGGATCGTCGGTCAAGTGATTATGTGCTCTTTGGGAATATATGCCGTCTAGTTTTGGATTCCTTCAAATTCATCGAAATTTAAATTTTTAAACTCTTGAAGTCGATGTCTTAATCATGATTGACAGCTTTAAatacttttaaatatatatatatatatatttttggtcattttaaataaaataaaaatacaacaTTTTGAAATTAAAGGGAGCATACTCACAACACCACACGAGTACACATGAGTAGGGGAACTTTCTGCTATATGGGTGACAATGGCATTACAACAAGTAAATAAGCCAAAATTCTCAGGGTCACGCCACTCTCTTCTGCTTTTCTTTTTTGCTATTTTCCTGATAAGCTGAAATAGTTACCCAAAGACATTTCTAAAGACATTTGTGTGTCTATATAAGAATGAAGGCGAATTAGTGTTTTCAATTATTTCTAGTCTACTACTTAAATTACATATCTATTATTTatgtaaattatataaataaagatGCATGTATTTAGAGACGGAAGAAATATTACACTATTGTAATTGTATACTGATTGCAAAACAACCAAAAGTGTCATACTTATTTCAATATTAATAATTGATATCAATTCATTCGTGTGACCTATGATTATAAGGAGATTCTCTAATTCAAAAGGCGATATTatatttatcaaaaaaaaaaaggcGATATTATGTTAGTTTTGACCGAAATTATTGTCACCAGCTCATGAACTAAAAACTATTTTTATTGTACAATTAGTTGGCTAAGTTTCATCAACACAATCAAATTCAAAACCAAAACAATTTGAGCGTTGATTAGTAACTGGTTGGTTTATTTAAATGGCGATTAGGGTAGACACTTAATTCGTAGGGTTGGACAAAATCGATTTTAGTTCGATTTTCTAAAAAAATTCAACCAAACCATTAATTTTGGTTATTAAATTTATGAACCAAAATCGTACCATCTTCAAATGAGTTTTATCAGAAAAAAATTTCGATTTTAATCAAAAATTTTCAAACTTGCATTTTTAGTTGGTCATAGAATTTTCTATGTTGTTATAACAAATGATCCACATGATAATTGAATCTATATATGTGCAAGATGAAATTTGTGTAGTTTATTCAGATTATAATCGACTTGAAGATATTAAGATCGAAAGGAATTATGAATATACTATTATCAAAAACCGACTCGATCGAatcaaattaattaaaataaaatggACATTGACTTTTAAAAAATCAAAACCGAACCATTTTAGAATGTTAACCGAATCAAACGGAACCACTATGATCGGTTGGGTCAAAACCATTGGTTTGATCGGTTTTTTCCCACCCGGTTCGATTTGGTACAAGAATTGTCCATAAGTCAATGAATCGATTCGAAACAGATAAAATTCGAACCGCACTAATTTGATGGGGCCGATTCTGTCATGCTCCTCGTCTCCAATAAACAACTAGTTTAAGTGGGAGTGAGGGGAAGAGAGTATACTCGGTGTCTGTTTCTGTAACTTTttaaccttttattttaaaattcataaaatattCTAATTAAAAAATATTCAATACTACcctaatctaatctaatctaaaaATTATTATAAAAATCTTTCACTCTCACTCACTCACTCAGACACACATGTACATGTATCTAGCAGAAAAGATAGAGATAGATATATAAATGAAGTCATGGTCTCATTACACTACACAAGTTGTGCgtctcatcttcttcttcttcttcctcactcACTCCCTCTaattattttattactattatacagtaattattatatataaaaactcAGAAAACCCTTAACTCAGactcagagagagagagagaaagaaaggTATCTTGGGGGTGGTGGATTTGTTGATCTCAagataattttaattttttttttttttcttttaaagtttgcTTCGATTTGCTTAATCTATTACCAAAACAGAGACTGAAACAGAACACTACTAGTTCTAGTTTCAAGTTTGTGTTCAAACCAAGCAAGCTATACTTACAAGAGAGAGAAAACAAAACACAATTTACCCAGAACCCAATGATGCAAACCCGAGAAGAAGGTTTTGGAAATTGAGCTTTATACACGCAAATGTCGATCTTCTTCTCAACTTCGAGGTTTCCAttcttaataaaaatactaattctaGTATTGCTTAATCTTCAAACAACCTCTGTTTCCGCTAATAATGAAGCTTCCATTCTATTTTCATGGATACAcacctcaa
Protein-coding regions in this window:
- the LOC139881572 gene encoding inosine triphosphate pyrophosphatase; the protein is MAARGVVLPRPVTFVTGNAKKLEEVKAILGQSIPFQSLKLDLPELQGEPEDISKEKARLAAQQVNGPVLVEDTCLCFNALGGLPGPYIKWFLQKIGHQGLNNLLMAYEDKSAYALCAFFLALGPNEEPLTFLGKTPGKIVPPRGPTDFGWDPIFQPDGYDQTYAEMPKEEKNKISHRYKSLALLKSHFAEVGYTFQMDSSN